A segment of the Triticum urartu cultivar G1812 chromosome 1, Tu2.1, whole genome shotgun sequence genome:
TACATTGCTCAATTCACAGGGAGAAAATACAGTGTCCCTGGCATGGTTCTTATTATTCTGCTGCCTACTCTAGCTGCCATAAACCTTGTGGCTTGCTTCTTTTTCTGGAGAAGGAAGCGGCCACTATCAAAAGCAAAACAGTCAGGTATGTTCAAAATTCACCAGTTTACAACGGGAAAGTTTTGAAAGGACCCAAAGCGACGTAGGTTATCTATACTCGTTGTGACTCTGATATCGACCATTAAACAGATCCCAGTTATTTCGCTGACGAGGAGGACAATGAAAATGTAGACTCGATGTTGATTGACATTTCAACCTTGCGGGTTGCAACCGGGGATTTTGCAGATAGCAACAAGCTTGGTGATGGCGGATTTGGCGCGGTGTACAAGGTGCTAAATAGACATTTCTCTACTGAAATCGCCAACTATATTGAGAGTTCGTTAATTGAGCTTAACTCTGGTTTGATCTTTTAGGGTATTCTTCCAGATGGCGACGAAATAGCAGTGAAGAGACTATCGAAGAGCTCAACACAAGGAGTTGAGGAGCTCAAAAATGAACTCTCTTTGGTTGCAAAGCTTAGGCACAAGAACCTTGTAACACTTCTTGGCGTCTGCTTGGAGCAACAAGAGAGGTTGCTTGTCTACGAGTTTGTTCCTAACCGAAGCCTCGACCTCTTCCTTTTTGGTACTTGCCATTGAATCATGCTCAAAGTCAATTATGGCCTCCTTCTCTCTCCATATTATACATTAATATATTCTATATCCATTTACTTTAATAATGAAAAGCAGATTCTGAGAAACATGTAGAACTGGATTGGGAAAAGAGGTACAAGATTATTAATGGAGTTGCTCGAGGACTGCAATACCTCCATGAAGACTCCCAGCTCAGAGTGGTCCATCGTGATCTCAAAGCTAGCAACATCTTGCTTGATAAAGATATGAATCCGAAGATATCAGATTTTGGAATTGCGAGACTTTTTGCGCAAGACCAGACCCATGGAATAACGAACCGTGTTATCGGCTCATAGTAAGTACCATAAGACTTATATCAGGCTAATCCAAGTGGTATGTTGCTTAATCATCTAGTGGTAAGTGACTAAATATGACGTACCTCATCACATTCTTATAGCGGATATATGGCGCCAGAGTACGTGATGCGTGGGAACTACTCTGTGAAATCTGATTCATTCAGCTTCGGCGTCATGGTTCTTGAGATTGTAACGGGGAAGAAGAACAATGACTACAGTAATTCTAAGGAATCTCAAGATCTTCTGAATGCGGTAtgtgcttgctgtttgaatatcTAATCACCATTATTACTAGACAACAACGTGTTACCACTTAGTAGGCCGCCGTTTTTTCTAACGAGGCAAAAAATTTATTCCGGTTAATTATAGAAAAACCGGGCGAAAACCTGCACTTAGACTTTTAAGCTCATGGCTACTAAAAATGGTGCAGATATGGGAGCGTTGGATGGCAAGAACGGTGTTGGACATGATGGATCCGAGCATGAACGCTAGCTTCTCAGAGAGCGGCGTGCTAAGATGCATCCATATAGGGCTTCTGTGTGTTCAAGAAAACCCGGCTGATCGACCGCTTATGTCGTCTGTGGTCATGATGCTCGGAAGTGATACTGTGTCTCTATCTGCCCCATCTAGGCCGGCGTTCTATGCCAAGAAGGCTAGCAACAACTTGGGAATCACGTCAACTTAGCACAATTTACATGTTCTTGGGTTGACAATTAAAGGTGTCAACTCTCTGAGGAGGGTTTATTGAGTCAATAACTAAATAAGATTGTGGTGCACTCGATGAAAACATGTTTTCCTGGTAAAGGGTGTTTTTATTGACTCACTGAACACATGTGTGTTGCTATGTATAGATAAACATGTTGAGCCACCGTGTTCCATTTTTTAGAGTAAAGGTAGGAGCCCGACTTTATAAATAACGCCATCACGGCAAGGTCCAGAACAAGGTTCATCAGGGAAAGAGATAAAACAGTTCATAACAAACAAGCTAGGTACAGATCCTAATAGGTGAAGCAAAAGGACGCGCAT
Coding sequences within it:
- the LOC125531225 gene encoding cysteine-rich receptor-like protein kinase 6 isoform X1, which translates into the protein MPATRPRMISHRLVVSAAVVAVAALLAPGAAGYPWQDCVDGQFAAGSKYLANINLLAASLPKNASASPDLFATAEAGATPDKVWALALCRGDANATSCLSCLAQAFRDLPNVCDYSKVATMYYDSCTLHYSNASRDPAPVAARTYRFWEYTNVTSEKSQFNSLVARLVNATADYAAYNSTRRYASGEADFDREFPKIYSWAQCTPDLTAVQCRQCLAKNMVLLPEYFVDSTGARALQVRCSFRYQTYSFFDGPVMVRLPAPAPSTEAPAPAPAAVPTVLTSPPAAAASTRGRKYSVPGMVLIILLPTLAAINLVACFFFWRRKRPLSKAKQSDPSYFADEEDNENVDSMLIDISTLRVATGDFADSNKLGDGGFGAVYKGILPDGDEIAVKRLSKSSTQGVEELKNELSLVAKLRHKNLVTLLGVCLEQQERLLVYEFVPNRSLDLFLFADSEKHVELDWEKRYKIINGVARGLQYLHEDSQLRVVHRDLKASNILLDKDMNPKISDFGIARLFAQDQTHGITNRVIGSYGYMAPEYVMRGNYSVKSDSFSFGVMVLEIVTGKKNNDYSNSKESQDLLNAIWERWMARTVLDMMDPSMNASFSESGVLRCIHIGLLCVQENPADRPLMSSVVMMLGSDTVSLSAPSRPAFYAKKASNNLGITST
- the LOC125531225 gene encoding cysteine-rich receptor-like protein kinase 6 isoform X2; this translates as MPATRPRMISHRLVVSAAVVAVAALLAPGAAGYPWQDCVDGQFAAGSKYLANINLLAASLPKNASASPDLFATAEAGATPDKVWALALCRGDANATSCLSCLAQAFRDLPNVCDYSKVATMYYDSCTLHYSNASRDPAPVAARTYRFWEYTNVTSEKSQFNSLVARLVNATADYAAYNSTRRYASGEADFDREFPKIYSWAQCTPDLTAVQCRQCLAKNMVLLPEYFVDSTGARALQVRCSFRYQTYSFFDGPVMVRLPAPAPSTEAPAPAPAAVPTVLTSPPAAAASTRGRKYSVPGMVLIILLPTLAAINLVACFFFWRRKRPLSKAKQSDPSYFADEEDNENVDSMLIDISTLRVATGDFADSNKLGDGGFGAVYKGILPDGDEIAVKRLSKSSTQGVEELKNELSLVAKLRHKNLVTLLGVCLEQQERLLVYEFVPNRSLDLFLFDSEKHVELDWEKRYKIINGVARGLQYLHEDSQLRVVHRDLKASNILLDKDMNPKISDFGIARLFAQDQTHGITNRVIGSYGYMAPEYVMRGNYSVKSDSFSFGVMVLEIVTGKKNNDYSNSKESQDLLNAIWERWMARTVLDMMDPSMNASFSESGVLRCIHIGLLCVQENPADRPLMSSVVMMLGSDTVSLSAPSRPAFYAKKASNNLGITST